The genomic stretch TGTTTCCAAACGGAACTTGAAATTGAAAGGTTTGGAAATCTTTCCCAACATCCTCGAAACTGAGGAGGCAGTGGGAGATGCACATGGTAAGATTGCTTGCCTTTTAGCTGGAAATCCGGCTAAAAAAATGAAACTTGTGGCTATCACGGGAACCAATGGCAAAACTTCTTTAACTTTTATCCTCTTCCACCTAGCAAGAAAAGTTGGTAAAAACGCAGCCCTCATTGGAACTGTTCAGATCCAAATCATGGATCGGGTTTTAGAATCGGGTTATACCACTCCCGATGCCTCTTCACTCAACCTTCTTCTGAAACAGATGTTAGAAGAAGGAATCGAATATGTGTTTATCGAAATGAGTAGCCATGGATTGAAACTGGGACGGGTGGCGGGCCTAGAAATTACTTGCGCTGGATTTACGAACCTAACCCAAGATCATTTGGACTTTCATCCTAATATGGAAGATTATTTTGAAAGTAAGTTCAAAATTTTCCAACTCTTAGAACAATCCTCTGTGAAAAATAAATTTGGACTTGTAGCTGGAGACGTATCTTACGGTACTTCGATGATAAAACGGATTGCCGATGCCAAATTAAAATCACCCATTTATATTTTGGGAAAATCAGGCGAATTCAATTATACCAATACGAAACTTTCCCTCTTGGGAAGTGAATATCGTTTTCACAAAAAAGCAAAGAATCTTCCTTTCATTGAAGTTCGTAGTATCAAAACAAACTTACTTGGAAATTTCAATGTATTCAATACTTCCTTTGCCTTAGCCATTGCTTATGAGTTGGGATTTCCTTGGGAGGAAGTGATTTCTTGTTTGGAAAAAATACCAACAGTTCCCGGTCGTTTCCATGTGGTGCCTTTTCCTGACAGATCTCGGATTGCAGTTGTGGATTATGCCCACACTCCTGATGCCTTAGAAAATATCTTAAAAAGTTGTGTGGAA from Leptospira wolbachii serovar Codice str. CDC encodes the following:
- a CDS encoding UDP-N-acetylmuramoyl-L-alanyl-D-glutamate--2,6-diaminopimelate ligase, giving the protein MKLSEIIKRIPDVKLLKGEGSLEVDYIWGDSRKLKPKDIFVLPEDTEEKQESFLKMAGELGSKVILVSKRNLKLKGLEIFPNILETEEAVGDAHGKIACLLAGNPAKKMKLVAITGTNGKTSLTFILFHLARKVGKNAALIGTVQIQIMDRVLESGYTTPDASSLNLLLKQMLEEGIEYVFIEMSSHGLKLGRVAGLEITCAGFTNLTQDHLDFHPNMEDYFESKFKIFQLLEQSSVKNKFGLVAGDVSYGTSMIKRIADAKLKSPIYILGKSGEFNYTNTKLSLLGSEYRFHKKAKNLPFIEVRSIKTNLLGNFNVFNTSFALAIAYELGFPWEEVISCLEKIPTVPGRFHVVPFPDRSRIAVVDYAHTPDALENILKSCVEIAPKQIICLFGCGGDRDRTKRPQMARIAETFADFVILTSDNPRTESPDAILDEIESGFSRGFQRYEKITDRRVAIQRAVGLLDRDGILVVAGKGHETYQIIESTR